From the genome of Pseudomonas sp. FP453:
CGCCAGGGCAATCGGCGCGCCGACGGCGTACAACTGGTTGTCGCTGCTGTCCACCAGCAGCGGTTGCGGGGCGCCGACATCCACCAGCAGGCGGCTTTGCGCGCCCTGGAAAAACTGCGCGACGAGATGGCCGTGCAGGTGCCCTTCGCGCTCCATCACCCGCAGGTGTTCCGGGCGGCAGTACAGGGTGTTGGGCAGGCTCGCTTCGTGCCACGGCAACTCGCCGCCGCAGACTTTCAAGCCATGGGCTGACGGCGCGATCACCGCAAAGGCATTGAGGTTGCCGACAAAGCCGGCGACGAAGGCGTTGGCCGGTTTCTGGTAGATGTCGCGCGGGCTCGCCAACTGCGCAACCCGGCCTCGCTCCATCACCAGGATGCGATCACCGAGGGCCATGGCTTCGCCCTGATCGTGGGTGACGAACACCGAGGTGATGCCCAGCCCGCGCAGCAACTCATTGAGTTCACTGCGCAGGCGTTCACGCAGTTGTGCATCGAGGGCCGCCAGCGGCTCATCCAGCAGCAACACCTTGGGGCGCGGCGCCAAGGCACGGGCCAGTGCCACCCGTTGGCGCTGGCCGCCGGACAATTCATGGATGCTGCGCGGGCCGTGAGCCTGCAAGCCCACCAGCTCCAGCAATTCCTCGCAGCGCTGGTTGCGCTCCTGCACGGGCACGCCGCGAATCTTCAAGCCGTAGACGATATTCCCCGCCACATCCAGGTTGGGAAACAGCGCGTAGTTCTGGAACACCATGCCCACGTCGCGGCGTTCGATGGGCAGGCGCGTTACGTCCTGATCACCGAAAAACACCTGGCCCACATCCGGGCGTTCCAGGCCGGCGATCAGGCGCAAGGTGGTGGTCTTGCCACACCCGGACGGGCCGAGAATCGCCAGGGTTTCGCCGCCTCTGACGGTGAGGTCCAGGTCATGCACGGCCACAGTGCCGTCGGCGAATGCCTTGCGACAGCCTTGCAGGCGGATAGTGATAGCGGTCATCGACGCTCTCCACGGGACAAACGGGCACTGATGGCCTGCAACGCAATCAGCAGCGGCACGATCATCAGCAAAAAGATAAGGGTGTAGGCGCTGGCGATTTCCAGGCGCGCCGAGGCGTAGCTGTCGGCCAGGCCCACGGGCAAGGTCTTGGTCATCGGCGTGTGGAGCATCCAGGTCAGGTTGAATTCACCCAGGGACAGGGTCACCACCATCAGCACGCCGGCGAGAATCCCGGCGCGACAGTTGGGCACCACCACGCTGAAAAAGCGCTTGATCGGCCCCGCACCGAGGCTGGCCGCGGCCTCTTCCAGCACCGGCAATTGCTGGCGTTGCATCACCGCCATCACCGGGCGCACCAGGAACGGCAAGGTGAACAGCACATGGCCAACGAGAATGAACAACCAGCTGCTGCGAAAGCCGCCGAACTGGCCGTAGGTCAGCAACAGCGCCAACGCACTGGCCAGGCCCGGCATGGCCACCGGCAGCACCATCAGCTCTTCAAAGGCGCGGCTGAAGCGATTGTTCATGCACACCAGGGCGTAAGCCGCCGGCACGCCAATCACGCAGACGCACACCGCGCAGGCCAGGGCCAGTTGCAGCGACAGCCACACCGTCGGCGAGTAGGCCTGCCACACCTGGATCAACCAGTCGAAGGTCAGGCCGCTGGACACGCCGACGAAGAAGTTGCGGGTCAGCCCAGCCAGCAGCGACATCAGCACCGGCACCAACATGAAGGCGCACACCAGCAAGGTGAACAGCAGTTGCAGCACAAACAACGATGAGCGCTTCACAGGACGGTCCCCGCGTTTTTCACCAGCCGCCGGGTGAGCAGCAACACTGCCCACGTCAGCGCGCCGAGCACCACCGACAGCGCGGCGGCGACGGCGAAGTTGGCGTAGTTGGTGAACACGTTGTAGATCGCCACCGGGGTGACGTTGAGCCGCGTGCCCAAGGTGAACGCCGTGCCAAAGGCGCCCATGGACGTGGCAAAACAGATCGCCCCGCAGGAGGCCAACGCTGGCGCCAGGCCCGGCACGATCACGTCGCACACCACGCGCCAATGCCCGGCACCGAGGGAGTGCGCGGCTTCTTCCAGGCTGCGGTCGAGGCTTTCACAGGCGGCCATCACGGTGAGGATCACCCGGGGGATCGAGAAGTACAGGTAGCCGACAAACAGCCCGGCCAGCGAGTAGGCGAAAATCCAGCGTTCACCGGCCAGTTGAAGGCCCAGCGACGCGAACAAGCCCTGGCGCCCCGCCAACAGAATCACCAGGAAGCCCACCACCACACCCGGGAATGCCAGGGGAAACGTCAGCAGCGCCACCAACGCCGAGCGCCCGAAAAACTGCTGGCGCGCAAGGAACACCCCGCTGATACCCCCGACCAACAACGCGGCGAGCGTGACAAACACCGCCAGCGCGCAGGTTTGCGCGAGGCTGCCCAGGTACTGCGTGCTGCTAAGCACTTGCCAGTAGCCGCTGCCGTTGCTGTCGCGGCTCTCGGCACCGAGCAGCACCAGGTGCGCCAGCGGCAACAGCCAGAACGCGAGCAGCACTGCGAAGGCCGGGGCCAGCGCCCAGGCCGCCTGTTTTGCCGATGCAGCCACTTACTTGACCTCGTTCAGATAACGGGCGGCGAACGCTTCCTGCACGGCGGCCATCTTTTGATAATCCACCACACCGGCGCGGGCGTAGTCGCTGTCGGGGAGGAACTGTGCGGCGACCTCGGCCGGCATTTCTACCGGACGTACCGGACGCAGGTAGGCCTTGGCCCAGAGTGCCTGGCCTTGATCCGAGAGGACGAAGTCGAGGACCTTCTCGGCGTTGGCGCGGTGCGGCGCGTTGGCCACGGCGCTCATCACGTAGGGCACGCTGATGCTGCCTTCCTTGGGGATCACGAAGGCGACGTTGGCGTTGTCCTTGTAGCGCGCGCGGTAGGCGTTGAAGTCGTAGTCCACGAGGATCGGCAACTCACCGGACAGCACCCGCGCATAGGCGGTTTGCTTGGGCACGATGGGGGCGTTTTTCGCCAGTTTCTGGAAGTAGTCGATGGCCGGGGCGAAGTTGTCCAGGTCGCCGCCCAGGGCGCGGTTGATCGCCACCGCCGACACGTAGCCGACGAAGGCGCTGGACGGGTCGAGGTAGCCGACCATGCCTTTGTACTCAGGCTTGAGCAGGTCGGCCCAGCTTTGCGGCACCGGCAGGCCGCCGAGGGCATCGACGTTGACCATGATGCCCAAGGTCCCGGAGTGGATCGCGAACCAGTGGCCGGCCGGGTCTTTCAAGCCCGCAGGGATCTGTTCGAAGCCCTTGGGTTTGTAGGTGCCGACCACCTCGGCTTTTTGCGCTTGCAGGCCAAAGGTCACGCCGTAGTAGACGACGTCGGCCACCGGTGCGGCTTTCTCGGCGACCAGTTGCGCGAGGGATTGGCCGGAATTCTTGTTGTCCAGCGGCACCTGCACGCCGGTGCTGGCGGCGATGGCCTTGAGCTGGGTGCCCCAGTCGGCCCAGTCCGGCGGGCAGTTGTAGCAGATTGCGGTGTCGGCGGCCTGGGCCAGGCTGGCCGCGCCGCACAGCAGCACGGCGGCCAGGGTTTTACTGAATGCGCGCATCAGGGGTCTCCTCACGGGGTTGAGTACTTTCGCCGGGCCGGATGTGGCAAGGCAGGCAATGGGAAATCGGTGCGTGGCCGGCGATCTGCGCCAGCAGTTGGTCAATCACCGTGCTGGCGAGCAGCGCGATGGGTTGCACCACGCTGCACAGCGTCGGGTGCATCTGCGTACCGAGGCTGATGCCGTCGAAGCCCATCACCGAGAGTTGCCCGGGGACATTCCAGGCGTTGCGGCGCAGCTCGGCGATCAGGCTGATGGCGAGGAAATCGTTGGAGCACACCAGCGCAGTGGGCGCGTCGGGGCCTTGCAGAGACGGCGCGATGGCGGCGAATTCGGCCTGGGTGTGCGCCGGCATTTCGATCACCGGGCGCGCGCCGAGGCCGTACTCGTGCATCGCATCGCAATAGCCGGCGTAGCGCAGGCGAGCGCGGTCCGATTGCAACGCGGGCCCGGCGACCATGCTGATGCGCCGGTGGCCGGCGTCCAGCAGATAGCGGGTGGCCAAGGCCATGCCGGCGCGGTTGTCCACCGACACGGCGCTGTAGTTGGGGTTGCCCGGTTGGTGATAGGCCAGCACGAACGGCGTTTGCTCGGTGTTCAGGCTGCTCAGCACCGCGTTGCTTTCGGCATCGGTGACCGTCAGCACCAGGCCATCGACGCGTTGGCGCAGCAGCTCTTCCACCACAATGCTTTCGCGCTCGCTGTTGTAGTCGGTGGTGGCCAGCACCAGGCTGTAGCCCCGTGCACGCGCGGCACGCTCCATGGCCTGGAACTGCTCGGCGAACACCGGGTTGAGCAGGTTGGGCACCACCACGCCGATCAACTGGGTGGTTTGCAGGCGCAGTTGGCGGCCCAGCAGATTGGGCCGGAACCCCAACTCACGGGCGGCGGCGAACACCTGCTCGCGGGTCGTCGGACGCACCTGGTCCGGCGAAGCAAAGGCCCGGGCGGCGGTGGCACGGGATACACCGGCCAGTCGGGCAACGTCTTTCAGGTCAGTCATTGGCACTCGCTTGAGATCGATCTCATTGGCGAGGACAGTAGCGGGGGAATGTGGCAGTTCGGTGCTGAACAGATGACGCTTTCATGGCAGTGCAGATCCCCCCTCTCCCGCCAAGTGGAGATCAACTGTGGGAGCTGGGGTGGACCTATGGATAGTCATACTCAGCGAGTAGAGTTAAAAACCTGGCGCAGCAAAATCCGCCCACTAACCTTCCGATTCGCCCCAAGTGCGGGCACAATGCGTGTCCTTTTTTGGCAGGCACCGCCGCAGGCTCTCAAAAATGATCAAAACGCCGTACTACCTCATCGATAAACAGAAGCTTCTGGTCAACATGCAGAAGATTGCTTACGTGCGCGAACAGTCCGGCGCCAAGGCCCTGCTGGCGCTCAAGTGCTTTGCCACCTGGTCGGTGTTCGACCTGATGCAGCAATACATGGACGGCACCACCTCGTCGTCGCTGTACGAGCTGAAGCTCGGTCGCCAGAAGTTCGCCGGTGAAGCGCACGCCTACAGCGTGGCCTGGGCCGACGATGAAATCGAAGAGATGCTGGAGAACTGCGACAAGATCATCTTCAACTCCATCAGCCAATTGCAGCGTTTTGCCGAGCGTTCCGAAGGCAAAACCCGTGGCCTGCGGGTGAACCCGCAAGTGAGCAGCTCCGATTATCTGCTGGCCGACCCGGCGCGTCCGTTCAGCCGCCTGGGCGAATGGGACCCGGTGAAGATCGAAGGCGTGATCGACCAGATCAGCGGCTTCATGTTCCACAACAACTGCGAGAACGGCGATTTCAGCCTGTTCGACAAAATGCTCGGCACCATCGAAGAACGCTTCGGCGCGCTGCTGCATAAAGTCGAGTGGGTCAGCCTCGGCGGCGGCATCCACTTCACCGGCGAAGACTATGCGGTCGACGCATTCTGCGCGCGCTTGAAAGCGTTCTCCGAAAAGTACGGCGTGCAGGTCTACCTGGAACCCGGCGAAGCGGCGATCACCAACAGCGCCTCCCTGGAAGTCACCGTGCTCGACACCCTCTACAACGGCAAGAACCTCGCCGTGGTAGACAGCTCCATCGAAGCCCACCTGCTGGACCTGCTGATCTATCGCCTCAACGCCAAGCTGGCACCGAGCGATGGCGAACACACCGTGATGGTGTGCGGCAAATCCTGCCTGGCCGGGGACATCTTCGGCGAGTACCAATTTGATCGTCCGCTGACCATCGGCGATCGGCTGTCGTTTATCGACACCGCGGGCTACACCATGGTCAAGAAAAATTGGTTCAACGGCCTGAAAATGCCGTCCATCGTAGTGAAACAACTCGACGGTACTGTCGAAGTGGTTCGTGAATTTGGTTACGACGACTACCTGTCCAGCCTTTCGTAAGCTGGCGGATATAGGAGAAAGAAAGCAATTGAAAAAGAACGTTCTTATCATTGGTGCAGGAGGTGTCGCCAAGGTGGTGGCCCACAAGTGCGCGCAGCACAACGACGAACTCGGTCGTATTGCTATCGCGTCGCGCAACATCTCCAAATGCCAGGCCATCATCGACAGCGTCAAGGCCAAGGGTAGCCTCAAAGTACCCGCCGAAATCCAAGCCTTCGCGCTGAACGCCCTGGACGTGGAAGCGACCAAGGCCCTGATCCGCGAGACCGAATCGCAGATCGTCATCAACGTCGGTTCCTCGTTCCTCAACATGTCGGTACTGCGTGCCTGCATCGACACGGGCGTGGCCTACCTCGACACCGCCATCCACGAAGAGCCGGGCAAGGTCTGCGAGACCCCGCCGTGGTACGGCAACTACGAGTGGAACCACCTGGAAGAGTGCAAACAGAAGAACATCACCGCCATCCTTGGCGTGGGCTTCGACCCGGGTGTCGTCAACGCGTACGCCGCGCTGGCGCAGCAACAGCATTTCGACCGCATTGATTCGATCGACATCCTCGACGTCAATGCCGGCTCCCATGGCAAATACTTCGCCACCAATTTCGACCCGGAAATCAACTTCCGCGAGTTCACCGGACAGGTGTGGAGCTGGCAGAACAGCCAGTGGACCAGCAACACCATGTTCGAAGTCAAACGCACCGATGACCTCCCGGTCGTCGGTTCGCAGAACCTGTACCTGACCGGCCACGATGAAGTGCACTCGCTGTCGAAAAACCTCGACGTGCCCAACGTGCGTTTCTGGATGAGCTTCGGCGAACACTACATCAACGTGTTCACCGTATTGAACAAGCTCGGCCTGCTCTCCGAAAAACCGGTGACCACCGCCGAAGGCCTGGAAGTCGTGCCATTGAAACTGGTCAAGGCCGTACTGCCCGACCCGTCTTCGCTGGCGCCCGGCTACACCGGCAAGACCTGCATCGGCGACCTGGTCAAAGGCACCAAGGACGGCAAGGCGCGCGAGGTGTTCATCTACAACGTAGCTGACCACGAAGAAGCGTTCGCCGAAACCGACAGCCAGGGCATCTCCTACACCGCCGGCGTGCCGCCAGTAGCCGCCGCGCTGCTGGTGGCCCGTGGCGAGTGGGATGTGCAACGCATGGCCAACGTCGAAGAACTGCCGGCCGAGCCGTTCCTCAAGGCGCTGGACGTGATGGGCTTGCCGACGCGGATCAAGGACGAGCACGGTGATCGTGCGTGGGATGCGATTGCCTGATAGGCGATAGCGGACCGAACAAAAAAATGCGCCCTCAGGGGCGCATTTTTTTTGGAGCCAAGCAAAGCCCTCACGACCGATGAGGTCAACTGTGGGAGCTGGCTTGTCGGGCCGCCGCATCGCTGCGATAGCGGTCTTCCAGTGCCGGATGTGTTGGTTGACACACTGTCATCGCAGGCAAGCCAGCTCCCACAAGGGATTTGTGTTGCCCTGGCACAGT
Proteins encoded in this window:
- a CDS encoding ABC transporter substrate-binding protein, yielding MRAFSKTLAAVLLCGAASLAQAADTAICYNCPPDWADWGTQLKAIAASTGVQVPLDNKNSGQSLAQLVAEKAAPVADVVYYGVTFGLQAQKAEVVGTYKPKGFEQIPAGLKDPAGHWFAIHSGTLGIMVNVDALGGLPVPQSWADLLKPEYKGMVGYLDPSSAFVGYVSAVAINRALGGDLDNFAPAIDYFQKLAKNAPIVPKQTAYARVLSGELPILVDYDFNAYRARYKDNANVAFVIPKEGSISVPYVMSAVANAPHRANAEKVLDFVLSDQGQALWAKAYLRPVRPVEMPAEVAAQFLPDSDYARAGVVDYQKMAAVQEAFAARYLNEVK
- a CDS encoding ABC transporter permease translates to MKRSSLFVLQLLFTLLVCAFMLVPVLMSLLAGLTRNFFVGVSSGLTFDWLIQVWQAYSPTVWLSLQLALACAVCVCVIGVPAAYALVCMNNRFSRAFEELMVLPVAMPGLASALALLLTYGQFGGFRSSWLFILVGHVLFTLPFLVRPVMAVMQRQQLPVLEEAAASLGAGPIKRFFSVVVPNCRAGILAGVLMVVTLSLGEFNLTWMLHTPMTKTLPVGLADSYASARLEIASAYTLIFLLMIVPLLIALQAISARLSRGERR
- a CDS encoding saccharopine dehydrogenase family protein, translating into MKKNVLIIGAGGVAKVVAHKCAQHNDELGRIAIASRNISKCQAIIDSVKAKGSLKVPAEIQAFALNALDVEATKALIRETESQIVINVGSSFLNMSVLRACIDTGVAYLDTAIHEEPGKVCETPPWYGNYEWNHLEECKQKNITAILGVGFDPGVVNAYAALAQQQHFDRIDSIDILDVNAGSHGKYFATNFDPEINFREFTGQVWSWQNSQWTSNTMFEVKRTDDLPVVGSQNLYLTGHDEVHSLSKNLDVPNVRFWMSFGEHYINVFTVLNKLGLLSEKPVTTAEGLEVVPLKLVKAVLPDPSSLAPGYTGKTCIGDLVKGTKDGKAREVFIYNVADHEEAFAETDSQGISYTAGVPPVAAALLVARGEWDVQRMANVEELPAEPFLKALDVMGLPTRIKDEHGDRAWDAIA
- a CDS encoding LacI family DNA-binding transcriptional regulator; this translates as MTDLKDVARLAGVSRATAARAFASPDQVRPTTREQVFAAARELGFRPNLLGRQLRLQTTQLIGVVVPNLLNPVFAEQFQAMERAARARGYSLVLATTDYNSERESIVVEELLRQRVDGLVLTVTDAESNAVLSSLNTEQTPFVLAYHQPGNPNYSAVSVDNRAGMALATRYLLDAGHRRISMVAGPALQSDRARLRYAGYCDAMHEYGLGARPVIEMPAHTQAEFAAIAPSLQGPDAPTALVCSNDFLAISLIAELRRNAWNVPGQLSVMGFDGISLGTQMHPTLCSVVQPIALLASTVIDQLLAQIAGHAPISHCLPCHIRPGESTQPREETPDARIQ
- a CDS encoding iron ABC transporter permease, with product MAASAKQAAWALAPAFAVLLAFWLLPLAHLVLLGAESRDSNGSGYWQVLSSTQYLGSLAQTCALAVFVTLAALLVGGISGVFLARQQFFGRSALVALLTFPLAFPGVVVGFLVILLAGRQGLFASLGLQLAGERWIFAYSLAGLFVGYLYFSIPRVILTVMAACESLDRSLEEAAHSLGAGHWRVVCDVIVPGLAPALASCGAICFATSMGAFGTAFTLGTRLNVTPVAIYNVFTNYANFAVAAALSVVLGALTWAVLLLTRRLVKNAGTVL
- a CDS encoding ABC transporter ATP-binding protein, translating into MTAITIRLQGCRKAFADGTVAVHDLDLTVRGGETLAILGPSGCGKTTTLRLIAGLERPDVGQVFFGDQDVTRLPIERRDVGMVFQNYALFPNLDVAGNIVYGLKIRGVPVQERNQRCEELLELVGLQAHGPRSIHELSGGQRQRVALARALAPRPKVLLLDEPLAALDAQLRERLRSELNELLRGLGITSVFVTHDQGEAMALGDRILVMERGRVAQLASPRDIYQKPANAFVAGFVGNLNAFAVIAPSAHGLKVCGGELPWHEASLPNTLYCRPEHLRVMEREGHLHGHLVAQFFQGAQSRLLVDVGAPQPLLVDSSDNQLYAVGAPIALAIAPHMLFTLNA
- a CDS encoding carboxynorspermidine decarboxylase, producing the protein MIKTPYYLIDKQKLLVNMQKIAYVREQSGAKALLALKCFATWSVFDLMQQYMDGTTSSSLYELKLGRQKFAGEAHAYSVAWADDEIEEMLENCDKIIFNSISQLQRFAERSEGKTRGLRVNPQVSSSDYLLADPARPFSRLGEWDPVKIEGVIDQISGFMFHNNCENGDFSLFDKMLGTIEERFGALLHKVEWVSLGGGIHFTGEDYAVDAFCARLKAFSEKYGVQVYLEPGEAAITNSASLEVTVLDTLYNGKNLAVVDSSIEAHLLDLLIYRLNAKLAPSDGEHTVMVCGKSCLAGDIFGEYQFDRPLTIGDRLSFIDTAGYTMVKKNWFNGLKMPSIVVKQLDGTVEVVREFGYDDYLSSLS